The Bacteroidales bacterium genome window below encodes:
- a CDS encoding glycosyltransferase family 4 protein gives MHKKVLFITYYWPPAGGAPMMRIIKLYQYLPEFGYEPIILTMARGDYPFYDESLLSLVRPETIIYQTSGLSLHKIFKKLSPHSKKDFIPYGFTDEGRRGWMERFSRWVKYNMIPDTRFLWYFGTVRKAINIARQHQIDLIFSSSPPQTNHVIAARVARKLKLPWVGDFRDPWTDVFWLQYPRSIRWKWIHRLDQWLEKRTIDRMDAIITVSPSLVNLLSTKTSRPIHEIPNGFDHVYFDRLQRKPSQYFTILYAGSMSKEQYPENYFKAISSLLQENEDFRQYFRMIFMGNFPPFLHELVDQYGLSSWIKFYPYVDYEQSLQAMVDADVLLLIIPRTPDNKGILTSKLFEYLGARRPILGIGPLDGDAAKVLEKTNAGYMVDYEEIELIKEKMINFFRSWQKDQDLTISLSNIEHYTRQNIAKKFAKVFDQTIETFKPTLKQKNLYE, from the coding sequence ATGCATAAAAAGGTACTTTTTATTACCTATTATTGGCCTCCTGCAGGTGGTGCCCCTATGATGCGAATCATTAAACTTTACCAGTATCTACCTGAATTTGGTTATGAACCCATTATTCTCACAATGGCTCGAGGCGATTACCCATTTTACGATGAATCTCTTCTCTCCCTCGTTCGACCTGAAACGATAATTTATCAAACTTCTGGATTGAGTTTGCACAAGATATTCAAAAAACTTTCGCCTCATTCAAAAAAAGATTTCATCCCTTATGGTTTCACCGATGAGGGGAGAAGAGGATGGATGGAACGTTTTTCTCGTTGGGTAAAGTACAATATGATTCCCGATACACGTTTTTTATGGTATTTCGGAACTGTACGCAAAGCAATAAATATAGCTCGCCAACATCAGATTGATTTAATTTTCTCCTCTTCTCCCCCGCAAACTAACCATGTCATTGCTGCACGTGTTGCTCGAAAACTAAAATTACCCTGGGTGGGTGATTTTCGTGATCCATGGACAGATGTTTTCTGGCTTCAATACCCACGAAGTATTCGTTGGAAATGGATTCATCGGTTAGATCAATGGCTCGAAAAAAGAACCATCGATCGCATGGATGCTATCATAACAGTGAGCCCAAGCTTGGTCAATCTCCTTTCCACTAAAACAAGTCGTCCCATCCACGAAATACCTAATGGTTTTGATCATGTGTATTTTGATCGCCTCCAGAGAAAACCATCTCAATACTTTACAATACTTTACGCCGGAAGCATGAGCAAAGAACAATATCCAGAAAATTACTTTAAGGCTATTTCATCTTTATTACAAGAAAACGAAGATTTCCGTCAATATTTTCGAATGATCTTCATGGGGAATTTTCCTCCATTTTTACATGAATTAGTTGATCAATACGGTCTTTCCTCATGGATTAAGTTTTATCCTTATGTTGATTACGAGCAATCACTGCAAGCAATGGTAGATGCCGATGTTTTGCTTCTGATCATTCCTCGAACTCCCGACAACAAAGGCATACTTACTAGTAAACTTTTTGAATACCTTGGAGCTCGACGTCCAATTTTAGGCATAGGCCCCCTCGATGGGGATGCTGCAAAAGTTTTAGAAAAAACAAATGCAGGTTACATGGTGGATTATGAAGAAATAGAACTTATCAAAGAGAAAATGATAAATTTTTTCAGATCCTGGCAAAAAGATCAAGACTTAACTATCTCCTTATCCAATATCGAGCATTATACACGTCAAAATATTGCAAAGAAATTTGCAAAAGTATTTGATCAAACTATTGAAACATTTAAACCTACCTTAAAACAAAAAAACTTATATGAATAA
- a CDS encoding indolepyruvate ferredoxin oxidoreductase subunit alpha, which yields MKTLVLLGDEAIAQGAIDAGATAVYAYPGTPSTEITEYVIASKDARERNVMGRWTANEKTAVEAALGVSYAGKRAMACMKHVGLNVAADPFMNAAITGTNGGLIVVAADDPSMHSSQNEQDSRYYGKFAMVPVLEPANQQEAYDMVFYGYELSEKFKVPVLLRITTRLAHSRASVVLRSSKEQNSLKLPTDLRQFVLLPVIARKRYDYLLSIQSYLLEESENSIFNTYFEGSDKSLGIIASGIGYNYVMEVFDGSCPYPVLKIGQYPLPVSKIKKLAQEVEKILVVEEGYPLIEEWLQGILGSPYVIQGRFTGHIPRQGELNPVVVGKAFGKEYIRIHERSTSLVGRPPVFCPGCPHIDSFKALNEAMKVYSPGRVFGDIGCYTMSALAPFESINSCVDMGASVTMAKGAADAGLVPSVAIIGDSTFTHSGITGLLDAVVDHSPITVVILDNSATAMTGGQPSHAYNRLKDICIGLGVHPDHVRIIRPLPKYHEENVKVFAEELAYPDVSVIIPTRECVQTLNKRMQEKFKDKKQHA from the coding sequence ATGAAAACGCTTGTTTTATTGGGGGATGAGGCCATAGCACAAGGTGCCATAGATGCTGGGGCAACAGCTGTTTATGCATATCCTGGAACGCCTTCTACTGAAATTACGGAATATGTTATAGCAAGTAAGGATGCTAGAGAGAGGAATGTCATGGGAAGGTGGACTGCCAATGAGAAAACAGCTGTCGAGGCTGCACTTGGTGTTTCATACGCGGGTAAACGAGCTATGGCTTGTATGAAGCATGTTGGGTTGAATGTCGCTGCAGATCCTTTTATGAATGCAGCCATTACAGGTACAAATGGGGGTCTTATCGTTGTAGCTGCCGACGACCCTTCCATGCATTCTTCACAAAACGAACAGGATAGCCGTTATTACGGGAAATTTGCTATGGTTCCTGTTTTGGAACCAGCTAATCAGCAAGAAGCATATGACATGGTTTTTTACGGGTATGAACTGAGTGAAAAATTTAAGGTTCCTGTTCTACTACGAATAACTACGCGACTTGCTCATAGTCGCGCTTCGGTGGTACTTCGTTCTTCAAAGGAACAAAACTCCTTAAAATTGCCTACAGATTTACGCCAATTTGTACTCTTGCCCGTTATAGCTAGAAAGCGATATGATTATTTATTAAGTATTCAGTCTTATCTCTTAGAAGAGAGCGAAAATTCTATTTTTAACACATATTTTGAAGGAAGTGATAAATCGCTGGGCATCATAGCAAGTGGCATTGGTTATAATTATGTTATGGAAGTTTTTGATGGTTCTTGCCCATATCCGGTTTTGAAAATTGGACAATACCCGTTACCTGTGAGTAAAATCAAAAAATTAGCCCAGGAAGTCGAAAAAATTCTTGTAGTGGAGGAAGGATATCCTTTGATTGAAGAGTGGTTACAAGGCATTTTGGGTTCCCCGTACGTCATACAAGGACGTTTCACAGGTCACATACCTCGTCAGGGAGAGCTTAATCCAGTAGTTGTGGGAAAAGCTTTTGGAAAAGAATACATTAGAATTCATGAACGGTCCACTTCTTTAGTGGGTCGCCCCCCTGTATTTTGTCCTGGATGTCCTCATATCGATAGCTTCAAGGCACTAAATGAAGCAATGAAAGTATATTCTCCTGGAAGGGTTTTTGGCGACATTGGATGTTACACGATGAGTGCCCTCGCACCATTTGAATCCATTAATAGTTGTGTTGACATGGGAGCTTCTGTGACTATGGCAAAAGGAGCTGCTGATGCAGGTTTAGTTCCATCTGTTGCAATAATTGGTGATTCTACTTTTACGCATAGTGGCATTACTGGATTACTTGATGCTGTGGTAGATCATTCACCCATAACAGTGGTTATTTTAGATAACTCGGCTACAGCTATGACTGGCGGACAACCTTCGCATGCTTACAATAGACTTAAAGATATTTGCATTGGATTAGGAGTTCATCCTGATCATGTTAGAATTATTCGTCCTCTCCCAAAATATCATGAAGAAAATGTGAAAGTTTTTGCAGAAGAATTAGCATACCCTGACGTTTCGGTGATTATTCCAACCAGGGAATGTGTTCAAACTTTGAATAAAAGAATGCAAGAGAAATTTAAGGATAAAAAACAACATGCATGA
- the proS gene encoding proline--tRNA ligase has protein sequence MSEKITPRHENYSQWYQDVIDQAQLAENSPVHGCMVIKPYGFAIWEKMRDVLDKKFKETGHVNAYFPLFIPKSFFAKEAAHVEGFAKECAVVTHYRLKNSLDGKGIIVDEDAKLEEELIVRPTSETIIWDTYRKWIQSYRDLPLLINQWANVVRWEMRTRLFLRTTEFLWQEGHTAHASAEEAMEEARRMLEVYADFAENYMAMPVIKGYKSPNERFAGAVETFCIEALMQDGKALQAGTSHFLGQNFAKAFDVTFLTKENIREYVWATSWGVSTRLMGALIMTHGDDRGLVLPPALAPYQVVIVPILKSEQHKEVIFNYMRKIAEELRNAGISVLVDTDEIHTPGWKFAHYEAKGIPLRIAVGYRDVENQTVEIARRDELKKEVISNSQLGQRTLLLLDDIQRNLYQKALSFRNQNTWYVNTWKEFEEAIEKGGFVMAHWDGTVETEQMIKEKTKATIRVIPFDQPEEEGHCILTGKPSRKRVVFARAY, from the coding sequence ATGAGTGAAAAAATTACACCTCGCCATGAAAATTACTCTCAATGGTATCAAGACGTAATTGATCAGGCTCAGCTTGCAGAAAATTCACCCGTACACGGTTGCATGGTAATCAAGCCGTATGGCTTTGCTATTTGGGAAAAAATGAGAGATGTGCTGGACAAAAAATTTAAAGAAACAGGGCATGTTAATGCTTATTTTCCGCTATTCATACCTAAGTCCTTTTTTGCTAAAGAAGCTGCTCATGTTGAAGGTTTTGCTAAGGAATGTGCTGTGGTAACTCATTATCGTTTGAAAAATAGTCTAGATGGCAAAGGAATCATTGTAGATGAGGATGCAAAACTTGAAGAAGAACTCATTGTACGACCAACATCAGAAACCATCATATGGGATACTTACAGAAAATGGATTCAGTCATATCGAGACCTACCACTTTTGATCAATCAATGGGCAAATGTAGTACGTTGGGAAATGCGGACACGACTTTTTTTGCGAACAACTGAGTTTCTATGGCAAGAGGGGCATACAGCCCATGCATCTGCAGAAGAAGCTATGGAAGAAGCGAGACGTATGTTGGAAGTATATGCCGACTTTGCTGAAAACTATATGGCTATGCCTGTCATAAAAGGCTATAAATCCCCAAACGAAAGGTTTGCCGGAGCCGTTGAGACTTTCTGTATTGAAGCACTCATGCAGGATGGTAAAGCTTTACAAGCTGGAACTTCACATTTTTTAGGACAAAATTTTGCGAAAGCCTTTGATGTAACTTTTCTGACGAAAGAAAATATCCGTGAATATGTCTGGGCAACATCTTGGGGAGTATCGACTCGTTTAATGGGAGCGTTGATTATGACACACGGCGACGATCGTGGCTTAGTTCTACCACCAGCCCTTGCTCCATACCAGGTAGTCATTGTTCCGATATTAAAAAGTGAGCAACATAAAGAAGTTATTTTCAACTACATGAGAAAGATAGCTGAAGAACTTCGAAATGCTGGAATTTCTGTTTTGGTTGACACCGACGAAATTCACACACCTGGGTGGAAATTTGCTCACTATGAGGCGAAAGGAATTCCTTTGCGCATTGCTGTAGGCTATCGTGATGTAGAAAATCAAACTGTTGAAATCGCTCGAAGAGATGAACTAAAAAAGGAAGTTATATCCAATTCTCAACTTGGCCAACGAACGTTACTCCTTTTAGACGACATTCAACGAAATTTATACCAAAAAGCTCTTTCTTTTCGAAATCAAAATACTTGGTATGTAAATACATGGAAAGAATTTGAAGAAGCCATTGAAAAAGGTGGCTTTGTTATGGCTCATTGGGACGGTACTGTTGAAACAGAGCAAATGATTAAAGAAAAAACCAAAGCTACAATCCGTGTCATTCCCTTTGATCAGCCAGAAGAAGAAGGCCATTGCATTTTGACAGGTAAGCCATCCCGAAAAAGAGTTGTTTTTGCAAGAGCATACTAA
- a CDS encoding DUF4293 domain-containing protein: MFFRIQTLFLFIGFLAMLLLMIVPVIEIRIISSETLKIYLFHFKENLNFGWYYVWQATGILATIGLLISTFLFKKRVLQMRFNAFVFLFVALFVGGLFFIPDKIASDLGGVVNYKTVGFFFPFVSLITLIFANRAIKEDEIKVRSSGRIR; this comes from the coding sequence ATGTTTTTCAGAATTCAGACATTGTTTTTATTTATCGGGTTCCTTGCAATGTTACTTTTGATGATAGTGCCCGTGATTGAAATTAGAATTATTTCCTCGGAAACACTCAAGATTTACCTTTTCCATTTTAAGGAAAATTTGAATTTTGGTTGGTACTACGTGTGGCAGGCAACTGGAATACTAGCAACCATAGGATTATTAATTTCTACTTTTTTATTCAAAAAAAGAGTTCTTCAAATGAGGTTTAATGCGTTTGTATTTTTGTTTGTTGCTTTATTCGTAGGAGGTCTTTTTTTCATTCCTGATAAGATAGCTTCAGATTTGGGAGGTGTTGTAAATTATAAAACCGTTGGTTTTTTCTTCCCATTTGTAAGCTTAATAACATTGATTTTTGCTAACAGAGCTATCAAAGAGGATGAAATAAAGGTTCGATCCTCTGGTAGAATCAGATAA
- the mazG gene encoding nucleoside triphosphate pyrophosphohydrolase, producing MNTNVTLQKFEKLIEIIDTLRKECPWDKEQTFESLRRLTIEEVYELSHAILERDYENLKEELGDLIMHVVFYATIAKEQNLFDLANIIEAINNKLIRRHPHVFGEIHVNGQKDVLENWEKIKISEGKKSVLQGIPSSLPPTIKAYRIQEKVAAVGFDWENAEDVFSKIEEEIKELKATFKDSNKEKIRAELGDVFFSLINLARHLSLDPDDCIEQTNKKFIHRFSTLEKAFTEKGKNIQEANLEEMDRIWNEIKSDEK from the coding sequence ATGAATACTAACGTTACCCTTCAAAAATTTGAAAAACTTATAGAAATTATTGATACACTAAGAAAAGAATGTCCGTGGGATAAGGAACAAACATTTGAAAGTCTTCGACGCCTTACTATCGAAGAAGTTTACGAGCTCAGTCACGCCATTCTAGAAAGAGATTATGAGAATTTAAAAGAAGAACTTGGTGATTTAATCATGCATGTAGTTTTTTACGCCACCATTGCAAAAGAACAAAACTTATTTGATCTAGCTAACATCATTGAAGCTATTAACAACAAACTTATACGACGCCATCCGCACGTATTTGGAGAGATTCACGTCAACGGCCAAAAAGATGTTTTAGAAAACTGGGAAAAAATAAAAATTTCCGAAGGAAAAAAAAGTGTATTGCAAGGAATTCCTTCTTCTCTACCACCTACGATAAAAGCATACAGAATTCAGGAAAAGGTGGCAGCTGTTGGCTTTGACTGGGAAAATGCGGAAGATGTTTTTTCAAAAATCGAAGAAGAAATAAAAGAATTAAAAGCTACATTTAAAGATAGTAACAAGGAAAAAATACGTGCTGAACTAGGCGATGTTTTTTTCTCACTCATCAATCTTGCAAGACATTTATCTCTTGATCCAGACGATTGTATTGAACAAACCAATAAAAAATTTATTCACCGTTTTTCAACTCTTGAAAAAGCATTTACTGAAAAAGGAAAAAATATCCAAGAAGCAAATCTAGAAGAAATGGACAGGATATGGAATGAGATAAAATCGGATGAAAAATAA
- the lipA gene encoding lipoyl synthase: protein MSDHLPYLPKPSWLKVKLPRAEEYQKVKKTMQHELHTICESGMCPNLAECWSMKTATFMILGNICTRNCSFCAVKHGKPNAINPYEPAILSAAVGELGLRHLVITSVTRDDLPDHGAGHWAECIRRIHRDHPNVTIEVLVPDFHARKDLIELITREKPDIYGHNLETVSRLTPIIRSIARFEVSLDNLRMAKSLGMTTKSGIMIGLGESIDEIKETLSDLRHVGCDIVTIGQYLQPTRHHYPVQRYYTPEEFEILHDFALNLGFKHVESGPLVRSSYHSKPIT, encoded by the coding sequence ATGTCCGATCATCTACCATATCTGCCCAAACCTTCATGGTTGAAAGTTAAGTTGCCTAGAGCCGAAGAGTATCAAAAAGTCAAGAAGACAATGCAGCATGAACTTCACACTATATGTGAAAGTGGAATGTGCCCTAATCTTGCTGAATGCTGGAGTATGAAAACTGCTACTTTCATGATTCTTGGAAATATTTGTACGAGAAATTGTAGCTTTTGTGCTGTAAAACATGGAAAACCTAATGCCATAAATCCTTACGAACCCGCCATACTCTCGGCAGCAGTTGGAGAACTTGGCTTGCGTCATTTGGTCATTACTTCTGTTACTCGCGATGATCTTCCTGATCATGGAGCTGGACATTGGGCAGAATGCATACGGAGAATTCATCGAGATCATCCAAATGTTACAATCGAAGTTTTAGTTCCCGATTTTCACGCTAGAAAGGATTTGATAGAACTCATTACTCGTGAAAAACCAGATATTTATGGTCACAATCTTGAAACTGTAAGTCGTCTCACTCCTATTATTAGATCTATTGCCAGATTCGAAGTAAGCCTTGATAATCTACGTATGGCTAAATCTTTGGGCATGACCACTAAAAGTGGCATTATGATTGGCCTTGGTGAATCAATAGATGAAATCAAAGAAACCTTGTCAGACCTTCGTCATGTTGGTTGCGACATAGTTACCATCGGGCAATACCTCCAGCCAACTCGTCATCATTATCCTGTTCAACGATACTATACTCCAGAAGAATTTGAGATCCTCCATGATTTTGCATTAAATCTGGGTTTTAAGCACGTTGAATCAGGACCTTTGGTGAGATCTTCCTACCATTCAAAGCCTATTACCTAA
- the nadB gene encoding L-aspartate oxidase — MEIKTDFLVIGSGITGLLYALKVAKVGEVIIITKSTLEDATSSYAQGGIAAVMYSPDTYEKHIQDTLKAGAGLNDERIVRLTIYEGSERIKELIELGVSFDKNPDGTYNLAREGGHSEQRIFHHKDNTGEAIMQTLIHHVKKHSNIQIFENCLAIDLITQHHLGVKVTRETTNIECFGAYVLNINTNEIFKVLSQFTLLATGGCGALYQTTTNPQVATGDGIAMAKRACAYVENMEFIQFHPTAFYDPSSQPSFLITEALRGAGAVLKNHDGEEFMSRYHPAGSLAPRDIVARAIDHEMKIKGTDHVFLDARHISKKVLLDHFPNIYAFCLSKGIDMTRDMIPVAPAAHYQVGGVKTNEWAQTTIRYLFAAGEVACTGLHGANRLASNSLLETIVFGHRAAQKTIELFKHSIHPIPSIPDWNAEGTIKSEEKILITQSKRELQQIMSNYVGIVRSDLRLERALRRLKILYEETEDLYRRSVVNKDIVELRNMINTAYLIITQAQARKQSIGLHYNIDYLPSQAT, encoded by the coding sequence ATGGAAATCAAAACGGATTTCTTAGTTATCGGAAGTGGCATTACAGGACTTTTATATGCACTAAAAGTAGCCAAAGTTGGTGAGGTGATCATTATAACAAAGTCAACTCTAGAAGATGCCACATCAAGCTATGCTCAGGGTGGTATTGCAGCAGTCATGTACTCACCCGACACCTATGAAAAACATATTCAAGACACCCTCAAAGCAGGTGCAGGGCTCAATGATGAACGGATAGTTCGATTAACTATTTATGAGGGTTCAGAACGAATTAAAGAACTTATCGAATTAGGTGTTTCCTTTGATAAAAATCCTGATGGTACGTACAATTTAGCACGAGAAGGAGGTCACAGTGAGCAAAGGATATTCCACCACAAAGACAATACGGGTGAAGCTATTATGCAAACTTTGATCCATCATGTAAAAAAACATTCCAATATTCAGATCTTTGAAAATTGTTTAGCTATTGATCTGATAACTCAACATCATTTAGGTGTTAAAGTTACTCGAGAAACTACCAACATTGAATGTTTTGGAGCGTATGTTTTGAATATTAATACCAATGAAATTTTCAAGGTCTTGTCGCAGTTTACATTGCTTGCAACAGGAGGTTGCGGAGCTCTTTATCAAACAACTACCAACCCTCAAGTAGCTACCGGGGATGGTATTGCTATGGCAAAACGAGCTTGTGCCTACGTTGAAAACATGGAATTCATTCAATTTCATCCCACAGCATTTTACGACCCGAGTTCACAACCTTCTTTTTTAATTACTGAAGCTCTTCGTGGTGCAGGAGCTGTTTTAAAAAATCATGATGGTGAAGAATTTATGAGTCGCTATCATCCAGCTGGTTCACTTGCACCACGCGATATAGTTGCACGAGCCATAGATCATGAGATGAAAATCAAAGGTACCGATCATGTTTTCCTAGATGCTAGGCACATTTCCAAAAAAGTTTTATTGGATCATTTTCCCAACATCTATGCCTTTTGTCTCAGCAAAGGGATTGATATGACTCGAGACATGATACCTGTAGCACCTGCAGCCCATTATCAAGTTGGTGGTGTTAAAACAAATGAATGGGCACAAACTACTATACGATACTTATTTGCAGCTGGTGAAGTAGCTTGTACTGGATTGCATGGAGCTAATCGTTTAGCTTCTAACTCCCTACTTGAAACCATAGTCTTTGGCCATCGAGCTGCCCAAAAAACCATCGAACTTTTCAAACATTCCATTCATCCCATTCCATCCATTCCCGATTGGAACGCCGAAGGCACGATAAAAAGTGAAGAAAAAATTCTAATTACGCAATCTAAAAGAGAACTACAACAAATCATGTCCAATTACGTTGGGATCGTACGCTCTGACCTAAGGCTTGAAAGAGCCTTACGTAGGTTAAAAATTCTCTATGAGGAAACCGAAGATCTCTATCGCAGAAGTGTCGTAAATAAAGATATCGTTGAGCTCAGAAATATGATTAACACTGCCTATCTTATCATTACTCAAGCTCAAGCTCGTAAACAAAGTATAGGGCTTCATTACAACATCGACTATTTACCCTCTCAAGCCACATGA
- a CDS encoding indolepyruvate oxidoreductase subunit beta — protein sequence MKRDIIIAGVGGQGILSISAIISIAAMEKGWHVKQSEVHGMAQRGGEVQSHLRLSEKPIFSSLIPEGTADMILSVEPLESLRYVNFLHADGWLITNSKPYVNIPNYPPIEEVYAEIKKFKKHILLDADAMAKEINNPKGMNMIMLGAASTLLPLERELYLRAIRQIFERKGEDIIALNVRAFEMGEEFARNYIK from the coding sequence ATGAAACGGGACATTATCATAGCAGGAGTAGGTGGTCAGGGTATCCTGTCCATCAGTGCCATTATTAGTATTGCAGCTATGGAAAAAGGCTGGCATGTTAAACAATCTGAAGTGCATGGGATGGCACAGCGTGGTGGGGAAGTGCAAAGTCATCTTCGCCTGTCCGAAAAACCCATTTTTTCGTCACTGATCCCCGAAGGTACTGCCGATATGATTCTAAGTGTGGAACCACTTGAGAGTTTAAGATATGTAAATTTTTTACATGCCGATGGTTGGCTTATCACTAACAGTAAGCCATATGTTAACATTCCTAATTATCCTCCAATAGAAGAAGTCTACGCCGAGATTAAAAAATTTAAAAAACATATCCTTCTGGATGCTGATGCTATGGCAAAGGAAATTAACAACCCTAAGGGAATGAACATGATCATGCTCGGTGCAGCTAGCACACTTCTTCCCTTAGAAAGAGAACTTTATCTTCGCGCTATCCGCCAAATTTTTGAACGAAAAGGTGAAGATATTATTGCTTTAAATGTGCGAGCTTTTGAAATGGGTGAAGAATTTGCTCGTAATTATATTAAATGA
- a CDS encoding dihydroorotate dehydrogenase-like protein produces the protein MKNLSCNYAGITLKNPIVIASSNLVLNEQTLEQIIEAGAGAIVFKTLFEEQIELEKLQMLEEMTAYEDRHAEMMTLFPKLQHAGPEEHLVLLTKAVKKSSIPIIGSLNCIDLNVWTEFAKKMQDTGIAALELNLSTIPTKDRTTSQELENEMMTIVEKVAHVVTIPIIVKINSFITHVPYLAKKLENAGAKGIVLFNRLFQPDIDVTNENFAFSEYLSNSKDNRITLRFIGLLYGNVNMSLIANTGFHTSTDVIKALLVGADAVQILSTLYLNKITYITTMLNEIDQWMNNKNYQSLEDFRGKLSKRKTTDPFAYRRAQYIDILMSSDNFLNRNMLI, from the coding sequence ATGAAAAACTTGTCATGCAATTATGCAGGTATCACTTTGAAAAATCCCATCGTTATTGCTTCCAGTAATCTAGTGTTGAATGAACAAACTCTTGAACAAATCATCGAAGCTGGTGCTGGTGCCATTGTCTTTAAAACTTTATTTGAAGAACAGATAGAACTTGAAAAGCTTCAAATGCTTGAGGAAATGACAGCATATGAAGACAGACATGCCGAAATGATGACCCTTTTCCCAAAACTTCAGCATGCAGGCCCTGAAGAACATCTCGTACTTTTAACTAAAGCAGTTAAAAAATCAAGCATTCCCATTATTGGAAGTTTAAACTGTATCGATTTGAACGTTTGGACTGAATTTGCAAAAAAAATGCAAGACACAGGCATAGCTGCTCTTGAACTCAATCTTTCCACCATTCCTACGAAAGATAGAACAACTTCACAAGAACTCGAGAATGAAATGATGACAATCGTAGAAAAAGTGGCTCATGTCGTTACTATACCCATTATTGTTAAAATTAATTCATTTATTACACATGTTCCTTATTTAGCAAAGAAATTGGAAAATGCGGGTGCTAAAGGTATCGTTTTATTTAATCGACTTTTTCAGCCCGATATTGATGTCACAAACGAAAATTTTGCTTTTAGTGAATATTTATCTAACTCAAAAGACAACAGAATTACTCTACGATTTATTGGTTTGCTTTATGGCAATGTGAATATGAGTTTAATAGCAAATACTGGTTTTCACACTTCGACCGATGTAATTAAAGCTCTTCTGGTGGGAGCTGATGCCGTTCAGATTCTATCTACACTTTACTTGAACAAAATTACTTATATCACCACGATGCTTAACGAAATAGATCAATGGATGAATAACAAAAATTATCAATCACTGGAAGACTTTAGGGGTAAACTTTCTAAAAGAAAAACCACCGATCCTTTTGCGTATAGAAGAGCCCAGTATATTGACATCCTCATGAGTAGTGATAATTTTTTAAACAGAAATATGCTCATTTAA